The Perca fluviatilis chromosome 3, GENO_Pfluv_1.0, whole genome shotgun sequence nucleotide sequence ATACgcatatttattaaaatgtcaaattatttcTTTACGCCAACATGGACGAGAAGTCCTAAAAGTGCTATGGATGATATATCGATTATGAGTTTGCATGTGGACATCAATTTCCATGACAGCTGCCACTGTGGACGACCAGCCACTCCACCGAACACATCTTATTCATGTCAGAAAGCACTCGCAGAGGGACGGTACAAATGGAGTCACAACAACAGCAATAGCAACACAGCTGGAAGACGAAGCCAAGAAAAGGACAGACATTCATTcagaagcagagagacagtGGCTGGCACCCATGATAGTGGGTAGCTTTGAGCCGCAACAGACTTGGAGCTGAGAGCATTTAAAGGAGCAGAATGCTTCTTTCTACCACTGCAAATATGCAACAATGTTAAGGCAATCTACAGCTTTCCTTTCTCCTCTGTATTTTACCACTGCAGGTTAATGAAGTTCTGTACCTCTTAGCTTACATAATAAAATAGTTCCAGGACACTTTGGGACTCTCACATATTTTAGAGAAGAATGACATTGACGtataaaggctgatttatgctcCTGCGTTAAATTGACGCCCTGCctacgtacgtaggtacatAGAGATACCGACCCTTGGCCGTAGCCTGACGAGCACCTctcaaaaaaatgtaactactcgttgcggcgacgcacgtcgctcagccatggcttggtagcgttgcatttcccccgactcatttcctggttctccttctccataaacagcaagaaatcaaggagagggttaacttttcctgctacagatttcccaccgtggtcagaaagcacaggggaggcactttgtttctctcactatgagaCTCTTGAGGCAGTACTCGCTCTGGAGCTAAtccccgtcactctctcactcgctctacacacactccccacaaacacacacatgcaggccctgctattctcttaaagagatcaacGCACACACCTATGCACAGGTATAAACTTCAGACCAcctacgtaggctacggcgaaagctctgcgtggagcctccgcagaaccataaatcagccttaaaGCAGAATTCCGGACGATTTTTACCTGAATCTTGATCACTATATGTCTCCGAGTACTgtcgacagaaaaaaaaaaaagaagcaaaatcggtgctagcaaactggagttgctgcagctcccagttagctaaaatgtCAGTTGTCAGGGCATCttataaagagtgcctttgtgcctcttaacagacacaaatgcaattaaaatgtctgtgcaacatgaacagggcccttacgtgacaacaagatgcgttttcaactcagacattgtgaaGAAGAAGTATAATTTCAAAGTTTGTAGTCACCTGTCTCGCGCCcggccggtagctagctcggccGGGCTAGCATGCCCGACTGGCTtgcacagtaatagcgttactgaaggctagctgtaGTCTCGCGCTGAAGTCCCGTTGGAATTCAGTTGTTGCAGGAAATGGTAAACAAACAAACGTGAACCATTTCTCTTCCACAGTAGATCAACACACGTTATtcttactccaagcttcttccctcgTGAACACCTCCGATCTTCACTCTTCACGCACTACGCTCACATCTGCGCACTACTGTTTACCAATGGGATAGAAAGCAGAAGCAAAGATGCCGGTCGGGCCTGCTAACCCGGCTAGCAGGCCGAGCTAACTACCGGCAGGGTCGAGACGAGGTAGGTGACAGtacaaactttgaatttaaacgGTTTCTTCACagtgtctgagttgaaaacgcatcttgttgtcacgtaagggccctgttcatgttgcaaatacattttaattgcatttgtgtctgttaagaggcacaaaggcactctttttAAGATGCCCCGACAACTggcattttagctaactgggagcgCTGGACGTAGCTGTCGCAACTCTAGTTTGCTAGCACAGATTTTGCTTGGTTTTTatcctatcgacagtactcagagatatatagcgatcaagattcagATAAAAAtcggccggaattctcctttaagacgAATGTGGCGTGAACTGGAGTGTGTAGTTGGAAACTAACCTGGAGGTgtcctcttcatcttcatcagagcccagctcctcctcctcctctccactcATCCTGCAGCTCATCTGGTAGACAGACATGCTGGGGTGCTCTATCAGCAGGTTCTCCAGGGGGTCCACCTCAGGGGCTGACAGCAGCCCGCTCTCTGTACAAACAACATCCCAGTTCACACAGATCTGTTTTCATCCCAGTCTAAGCTGCACCCTCACTGAGCCAACATCTGAAAATGTATAGATGTATAGATGTGAAAGTACAGTATTTGTGCACCTCTGGCAGGGTTTATTTCTCACCTGGGAGATTAACAATCACCCATCCTCCCTCCTCAAACTCCATCAGATCCTCGTAAGTGTCCTCTGCTGCCTCAAAGTCGTCCCCGGCGTTCCCAAGCAGACGAGAAAGAATCTTTCCGATCATCTTTATGCCTCTATTGCAATCTGTAAATTAATAACAGCAAACAGGTGAATTACAAGACCACGTTTaatcacgatacaatattatattgagTCTTTGGACAACGAAACGATATTTGCGGATATCTTAAAGTCTGTCAAGATACAATGTGGATTTGATTTAATTGAGGGGCCTGCGATCGATATGAGATGATATCATAGGCCCATTTAACACGGTTACATTTATAGCAActcaaaaaaaaagactaaaacagGATTTGACAATGTTATTACTGAGCCCTTCtagacatttaaattaaaaacaaactctttttaataaataaataaatatatatatatatatatataaaatataaagtggGAATCTAAAATAAAGGGGCATCTTACAGACGATATGatcgatattttcactttgcatcGATAATATTGGATTGTGGATCATTGATTAGATATATATGATCGATCCAGGTCTAtgtatcgttacacccctaCCAAAGACACAACGAAGTAGTTTGGAATGTTTTGTGTCAGTTGATGACACCAAATGAATCCATATTTTAaatagagatgttccgataccagtatcggttttggctccgatactgcctaaaacgctggtatctgGAATTACTGGACttaatgcaccgatccgataccacataataaagccctaaagaaaatctacgttaaagtagtttatttatgttcttttcccgttataactgactgtcaaactggataataaaagaatgttctgtggcattcattgtttgtgttggttcatgtttcacaaagagtttaacatgagccagacagacaactaagatagaaataatatcacatccatacagggatagtagtatacagctgttaaaacataataaaatatatgacacactggtattggatcggtactcgatatcggccgatacgcaagttcaggtatcggaatcggtatctggaagcaaaaaatggtatggGGCCATCTCTAATTTTAAATGTCAAAGTGAGCACTGAGTTGTTCTAAGTTACCTCTTCCAACTCCTccctgcttgttttttttttttgtgtgtgcaaattAGCTATGCGAGTGGCTCCCCCTTGAGGCTGTCCCAATGAAACACCCCCAAAGTCTTCCATGGACACATAGCACATGCCTGTTCTTGatcaacaacaacagctgaTTCCATTGCGCCAGCTCAGAAACCTGAGCAGCCTGAGTCGTGACGTTGTGAAGTTGTGTTGTGCCCGAGCTGAAACGGCTGATGATACAAGAGGCTGAAATTACACTGAGCAGCAATATTATATAATCTCTGTGCTACTGGTTCAGATTTCTTCCATGACCTCAGACTGCAGCTGACTGACCTTTTGTCCAAACAGAAACCCCGGTGAAATTGATATCgacactgtttgtgtgtgttagttccTGGTACAGGTTCCCATGTCATTCTTGGGCAAACATATTTTTGTCTCTTAATATTACTTATTGCActaacactgaaaaaaaatcctACGGCCACAATAAATGAAAGTATAGTCAACGAAGTGATCATATGATTATTGACCTCGTCCCATTTACCCAATA carries:
- the si:ch211-260e23.9 gene encoding si:ch211-260e23.9, whose translation is MIGKILSRLLGNAGDDFEAAEDTYEDLMEFEEGGWVIVNLPESGLLSAPEVDPLENLLIEHPSMSVYQMSCRMSGEEEEELGSDEDEEDTSRPVAVRPHISWRLAAWGIPLPCNIQLLAVQRARAQAEQRKLSRSALHRHNLAKVRFSPAEKRYGHFKQPCQRLYNY